A window of the bacterium genome harbors these coding sequences:
- a CDS encoding glutamine--tRNA ligase/YqeY domain fusion protein — MEKKGVDFIREIILKDIEEGRYSKKVHTRFPPEPNGYLHIGHAKALHINYTIAKEFGGKFNLRMDDTDPEKETKEYVDAIIDNVKYLGYDWGEKVYYASDYFDKFYEYAIQLIEKGKAYVCDLPPEKFKEYRGTLTQPGKESPYRDRTIEENKVLFEKMRNGEFHEGKRILRAKIDMKNPNILMRDPVIYRIKKTPHYRQGNKWCIYPTYDFAHCLEDSIEGITHSLCTIEFEIHRPLYDWFLEQLSIHHPKQIEFAPLNLTYTILSKRKLTELVEKKYVNGWDDPRMPTISGMRRRGYTPLSIKNFCNEIGISKTESLVNIELLHYFVRQHLNKICPRVMVVLNPIKIVITNFPEGKVEYLDAINNPEDENSGIRKVPFTREIFIEKDDFMEVPAQKFYRLSPGREVRLRYAYFIKCEKIIKNERGEIKEIHCTYDPDTKGGNAPDGRKVKATLHWVSSSINTSVEVRLYDHLFTKENMNEIEEGKTFLDYFNNNSLKILRNCPAEINLKDVKEGEKYQFERVGYFCVDPDTEKGNNVFNLTVKLKDEWEKIKKGGN, encoded by the coding sequence GTGGAAAAAAAAGGTGTTGATTTTATAAGAGAGATAATTTTAAAAGATATAGAAGAAGGAAGATATAGTAAAAAAGTTCATACGCGATTTCCTCCAGAACCAAATGGATACCTTCATATAGGACATGCAAAAGCACTTCATATAAACTATACAATTGCAAAGGAATTTGGAGGAAAATTTAATTTAAGGATGGATGATACTGACCCAGAAAAAGAAACAAAAGAATATGTTGATGCAATTATAGACAATGTAAAGTACTTAGGGTATGACTGGGGAGAGAAAGTATATTATGCTTCTGATTATTTTGATAAATTCTATGAATACGCAATCCAACTAATAGAAAAAGGGAAAGCATATGTTTGTGACCTACCACCTGAAAAATTCAAAGAATATCGGGGAACTTTAACTCAACCAGGTAAAGAAAGTCCTTATAGAGATAGAACCATTGAAGAAAATAAAGTTTTATTTGAGAAAATGAGAAATGGAGAATTCCATGAAGGAAAGCGTATATTGAGAGCAAAAATTGATATGAAAAACCCAAATATACTTATGAGAGACCCTGTTATATACAGAATTAAAAAAACACCTCATTACAGGCAGGGAAATAAATGGTGTATATATCCAACATATGATTTTGCTCATTGTTTGGAGGACTCAATAGAAGGTATAACTCATTCATTATGCACAATAGAATTTGAAATTCATCGTCCCTTATATGATTGGTTTTTGGAACAACTTTCAATACATCATCCTAAACAGATTGAATTCGCCCCTTTAAATTTAACATATACTATTTTAAGTAAAAGGAAATTAACTGAACTTGTTGAAAAAAAATATGTAAATGGATGGGATGACCCAAGAATGCCAACTATTTCCGGAATGAGAAGAAGAGGATATACTCCTTTAAGTATAAAAAATTTTTGTAATGAAATAGGAATATCAAAAACAGAATCATTAGTTAATATTGAACTTCTTCATTATTTTGTGAGACAACACTTAAATAAAATATGCCCAAGGGTTATGGTTGTTTTAAATCCAATAAAAATTGTAATTACTAATTTTCCAGAAGGGAAAGTTGAATATCTTGATGCAATAAATAATCCAGAGGACGAAAATTCCGGGATAAGGAAAGTCCCTTTTACAAGAGAAATTTTCATAGAAAAAGATGATTTTATGGAAGTACCTGCACAAAAATTCTATCGTCTTTCCCCTGGTAGAGAGGTTAGATTAAGATATGCATATTTTATAAAATGTGAAAAAATTATAAAAAACGAAAGAGGGGAAATAAAGGAAATACATTGTACTTACGACCCAGATACAAAAGGGGGAAATGCTCCTGATGGAAGAAAAGTTAAAGCAACTTTACATTGGGTTTCATCTTCAATAAATACCTCTGTTGAAGTTCGCCTTTATGACCATTTATTTACAAAAGAAAATATGAATGAAATAGAAGAAGGGAAAACATTTCTTGATTATTTTAACAATAATTCATTAAAAATTTTGAGAAATTGCCCTGCTGAAATAAATTTAAAAGATGTAAAAGAAGGAGAGAAATACCAATTTGAAAGAGTTGGTTATTTTTGTGTTGACCCTGATACTGAAAAAGGTAATAATGTGTTTAATCTTACAGTAAAACTTAAAGACGAATGGGAGAAAATTAAAAAAGGGGGTAATTAA
- a CDS encoding N-6 DNA methylase, protein MSEDIYKQQEEQLKTKDIFDSVFKNTDTKYSLQEFSQKILGRITTFEKEPGRYYIRCLKRDKDIFIYDKNKNFGKPEEIIRQLWLIKLTQDYGYPLDRIEVEKSVQFGREVKTKAADIVIYKEDKITPYIIFEIKEPNVKKAEEQLKSYLSAEGAEAGVWSNGIQKFILYRPYPKEYITTFRDIPNVNQTWDDLFEEKRTYEKLQEKFDLTFIISRLEEMVLAQAGVNVFEEVFKLIYAKLYDEDQAKNFRKEKEIHFKQYKEPKKTYAIINDELFKGAIKEWPDIFNPIEKINLTPEQLQICVPFLEEIKLFGSGREELEIIDRAFEHLIADVSKGQKGQYFTPRNVIKMCVKMLNPKENEYIIDPACGSGGFLLHTMYWVWDNYLRDTSLEVKRRYANRYLFGIDFDDNMRRISQALMLIAGDGRHNIFKRNSLDSRDWIGEQAEEARASLKPLLSKQNEENLKTYRYLNFDLLMTNPPFAGEITDSGLLRQYEFAKKNGKLKQKVERHLLFIERSLDALRPGGRMAIVLPQGIFNNTNMEWVREWFFEKARILAIVGLEGNTFKLPSPAKGTGTKTSVLFLQKWEKEQRPLEDYHIFMAVSKKSGKDNSGEYIFVNEKGQRVSSKNGFFKSQENLKLDDDLDEIAEEFIKFAKKEKFEWWI, encoded by the coding sequence ATGAGTGAAGATATTTATAAACAGCAGGAAGAACAATTAAAGACAAAAGATATTTTTGATTCTGTTTTTAAAAATACTGATACAAAATACAGTTTACAGGAATTTTCTCAAAAAATTTTAGGTAGAATTACTACTTTTGAAAAAGAACCTGGCAGGTATTATATTCGCTGCTTAAAAAGAGATAAAGACATTTTCATTTATGATAAAAATAAAAATTTTGGCAAGCCAGAAGAAATTATTCGTCAACTCTGGTTAATAAAATTAACACAGGATTATGGATACCCATTAGATAGAATAGAAGTAGAAAAATCAGTACAATTTGGGCGGGAAGTTAAAACAAAAGCAGCAGATATTGTTATTTACAAAGAGGATAAAATTACACCATATATAATTTTTGAAATAAAAGAACCAAATGTTAAAAAGGCAGAAGAACAGTTAAAATCTTACTTAAGTGCAGAAGGGGCAGAAGCAGGAGTATGGTCTAATGGTATCCAGAAATTTATTCTTTATCGTCCCTATCCGAAGGAATACATAACAACCTTTAGAGATATACCAAATGTTAATCAAACATGGGATGACCTTTTTGAAGAAAAAAGGACTTATGAGAAATTGCAGGAAAAATTTGATTTAACATTTATAATTTCACGACTTGAAGAAATGGTTTTAGCCCAAGCAGGTGTAAATGTTTTTGAAGAAGTTTTTAAACTAATATATGCAAAACTTTATGATGAGGACCAGGCAAAGAATTTCAGGAAAGAAAAAGAAATCCATTTCAAACAATATAAAGAGCCAAAAAAAACATATGCCATAATTAATGATGAACTTTTTAAAGGAGCAATTAAAGAATGGCCCGATATTTTTAATCCAATAGAAAAAATCAATCTTACTCCTGAACAATTACAAATCTGTGTTCCGTTTTTAGAAGAAATTAAACTTTTTGGTTCAGGCAGAGAAGAATTGGAAATAATTGACCGTGCTTTTGAACACTTAATTGCTGATGTCTCCAAAGGACAAAAAGGACAATATTTTACTCCAAGAAATGTAATTAAAATGTGTGTAAAAATGCTTAATCCAAAAGAAAATGAGTATATTATTGACCCTGCCTGTGGTTCTGGTGGTTTTTTACTTCATACAATGTATTGGGTGTGGGATAACTATTTAAGAGATACATCTTTAGAAGTAAAAAGAAGATATGCCAATCGTTATTTATTTGGTATTGACTTTGATGATAATATGCGTCGTATTTCCCAGGCGTTGATGCTAATTGCGGGGGATGGGAGACATAATATTTTCAAACGAAATTCATTAGATAGTAGAGATTGGATTGGTGAACAAGCAGAAGAAGCAAGAGCAAGTTTAAAACCATTATTATCTAAACAGAATGAAGAAAATTTAAAAACATATCGTTATCTCAACTTTGATTTATTAATGACTAATCCACCTTTTGCTGGTGAGATTACTGATTCTGGATTATTACGACAATATGAATTTGCTAAAAAAAATGGGAAACTAAAACAGAAAGTAGAAAGGCATCTTCTTTTTATTGAGCGTTCTTTAGACGCTCTTCGTCCAGGTGGGAGAATGGCTATTGTATTACCTCAGGGTATCTTTAACAATACCAATATGGAATGGGTACGAGAATGGTTTTTTGAAAAAGCAAGAATTTTAGCAATAGTAGGGCTTGAAGGCAATACATTTAAACTTCCATCTCCTGCAAAAGGCACAGGCACTAAAACATCAGTATTGTTTTTGCAGAAATGGGAAAAAGAGCAAAGACCATTAGAGGATTATCATATTTTTATGGCTGTTTCTAAAAAGTCAGGAAAGGATAATTCAGGAGAATATATTTTTGTAAATGAAAAAGGACAAAGAGTATCCTCTAAAAATGGTTTTTTTAAGTCACAGGAGAATTTAAAATTGGATGATGATTTAGATGAAATTGCTGAAGAATTCATAAAATTTGCAAAAAAAGAAAAATTTGAATGGTGGATATAA
- a CDS encoding restriction endonuclease subunit S, translated as MAVYSIIKKSQLEGTHRLDAEYYQPEYLEINRKISHFNNFFLGDLIHSFASGKNLPQADNGKIFFLRTQNIGRVLINKEGMNFLAPNIEKYPVLNEGDILAVRVGEGVGNTSIVTPKFAKHSYSDNVIRFRIEKLDPYFIIIFLNSRIGFNYLERVSKGSARSLISSENIYSIRVPDLGQKVSNFCKKAILEGAKEVEQSESLYLQAEDLLLEELDLKNFQPEDDLSYIVNLSDVKKVHRADAEYFQPKYEKLVQKIKENKIEHLGNLVVMKKGIEPGSNEYQNEGKLFIRVSNMSKYEITDKGQKYLSNELYQKLKDNFEPKIGEILLTKDATPGIAYVMKEPIEGIISSGILRLELKEKDIEEEYLALCLNSIIGQMQAERDGGGSIITHWKPEQIKNLQIPILPKSTQQKITDLVRKSHQARKQAKQLLEQAKQKVEELIENSQNF; from the coding sequence ATGGCTGTCTACTCAATAATTAAAAAATCTCAACTTGAAGGAACGCATAGATTAGATGCTGAGTATTATCAACCAGAGTATTTAGAGATAAATCGAAAAATTAGCCATTTTAATAATTTCTTCTTAGGTGATCTAATCCATTCTTTTGCTTCTGGGAAAAATTTGCCTCAAGCTGATAATGGTAAAATATTTTTTTTAAGAACTCAAAATATAGGCCGAGTTTTAATTAATAAAGAAGGTATGAATTTTCTCGCTCCAAACATTGAAAAATATCCCGTTCTTAATGAAGGAGACATCTTAGCAGTGAGGGTTGGGGAGGGTGTAGGTAATACTTCAATAGTTACTCCTAAATTTGCAAAGCATAGTTATAGTGATAACGTAATTAGATTTCGCATTGAGAAATTAGATCCCTATTTCATTATAATTTTTCTTAATTCCAGAATCGGTTTTAATTATTTAGAACGAGTAAGCAAAGGTAGTGCGCGTTCCCTAATAAGCTCTGAAAACATTTATAGTATTAGAGTTCCTGACTTAGGGCAAAAAGTGTCTAATTTTTGCAAGAAAGCGATATTAGAAGGGGCGAAAGAAGTTGAACAATCCGAATCCCTTTACTTACAGGCAGAAGATTTACTTTTAGAAGAATTGGACCTAAAAAATTTTCAACCAGAAGATGATTTATCTTATATCGTCAATCTTTCTGATGTAAAAAAAGTCCATCGTGCTGATGCTGAGTATTTTCAACCAAAGTATGAAAAGTTAGTTCAGAAAATTAAAGAGAATAAAATAGAACATTTAGGTAATTTGGTAGTTATGAAAAAAGGAATTGAACCGGGAAGTAATGAATATCAAAATGAAGGCAAACTTTTCATTCGTGTAAGTAATATGTCAAAGTATGAAATTACTGATAAAGGACAAAAATATTTAAGTAATGAATTATACCAAAAACTTAAAGATAATTTTGAGCCAAAAATTGGAGAGATTTTGTTGACTAAAGATGCAACACCTGGAATAGCATATGTTATGAAAGAACCAATTGAAGGAATTATATCAAGTGGAATTTTACGACTGGAATTAAAAGAAAAAGATATTGAAGAAGAATATCTTGCATTATGTCTTAATTCTATTATTGGGCAGATGCAGGCAGAACGAGATGGAGGTGGTTCTATTATTACTCATTGGAAACCAGAGCAAATAAAAAATTTACAAATTCCGATATTACCTAAAAGCACTCAGCAAAAAATAACCGATTTAGTTAGAAAATCACACCAGGCAAGAAAACAGGCAAAACAATTATTAGAACAGGCAAAACAAAAGGTAGAAGAATTAATTGAGAATTCACAAAATTTTTGA
- a CDS encoding YHS domain-containing protein has translation MTKKKYKDPVCRKYLAKETKNIVEKDGKVYYFCSPHCKEKFEKDSEKYLKLVG, from the coding sequence ATGACAAAGAAAAAATATAAAGACCCTGTTTGTAGAAAATATCTTGCGAAAGAAACGAAGAATATTGTTGAGAAAGATGGAAAAGTTTATTATTTTTGTTCACCTCATTGTAAAGAAAAATTTGAAAAGGACTCTGAAAAGTACTTAAAATTGGTTGGTTAA
- a CDS encoding 3'-5' exonuclease, with amino-acid sequence MEKVIPPLIALDVETTGLKPDEGDRIVEIALIKFDEKGKIIDKFISLINPEREIPLEVTKFINRIDKNMVEKAPKFKEVAKEIKNFIDGGIVVIHNADFDISFLKKEFQLCEEELPEFGVIDTLYIARKYFNFPSNSLSSLAKNLKIEKEPHRAESDAITAYEIFNHFVKKIDVEIDDLICSFGEI; translated from the coding sequence ATGGAAAAAGTAATTCCGCCTTTAATAGCACTTGATGTTGAAACAACTGGACTAAAACCAGATGAAGGTGATAGAATAGTTGAAATTGCCTTGATTAAGTTTGATGAAAAAGGTAAAATTATTGATAAATTCATTTCTCTTATAAATCCTGAAAGAGAAATACCATTAGAAGTTACAAAGTTTATCAATAGAATAGATAAAAATATGGTTGAAAAAGCACCAAAATTTAAAGAAGTTGCAAAAGAGATTAAAAATTTTATAGATGGTGGAATAGTTGTTATTCACAATGCTGATTTTGATATTTCATTTCTAAAAAAAGAATTTCAATTATGCGAAGAAGAATTACCTGAATTCGGAGTTATTGATACTCTTTATATCGCAAGAAAATATTTTAATTTTCCAAGTAATTCTCTTTCTTCACTTGCCAAAAATTTAAAAATTGAAAAAGAACCTCATAGAGCAGAAAGTGATGCAATAACTGCTTATGAAATTTTTAATCACTTTGTTAAAAAAATTGATGTTGAAATAGATGACCTTATTTGTTCTTTTGGGGAAATATAA
- a CDS encoding cold-shock protein translates to MAREKGKVKWFNNSKGYGFIERENGEDVFVHYSAIEGDGYRTLNEGDSVEFDIVKTDKGFQAAHVKKA, encoded by the coding sequence GTGGCAAGAGAAAAAGGAAAAGTGAAGTGGTTCAATAATTCCAAAGGTTATGGTTTTATTGAACGAGAAAATGGCGAAGATGTTTTTGTCCATTATTCCGCCATTGAAGGAGACGGTTATCGCACTCTCAATGAAGGTGATAGTGTTGAGTTTGATATCGTCAAGACAGACAAAGGTTTTCAAGCAGCACATGTGAAAAAAGCATAA
- a CDS encoding tetratricopeptide repeat protein has product MKKWIILFLSAGILYGEVDYLNMGLVAHQKGLYNLSNTQLEKYIQQNPDGQYLDYAYLLYAKNLINLGKFEESKEKLTFLIENFPQSQYLKDAYTYTILVCLELSELNTSLEFYNVYIKKWGENKEIENQVCGKLIQRGIDSFQKGNYKKAIKCFNEVLTISNDTSFLDIANYYTALIYYQKNDFSKAKELFLKIKGENSKILPDVYLKIGDCYLNLKDYNEAKRYYEKVVSTYPETETANWAMYQIAVIKKKEGKLNEGELILNRIKTNDNDLKLQILQTLSEIYILEEKWTDAEKTILEIFQQFPSEKNPANYIKLAFINFNMKNMENSISYFNSALNLNPSDELKEKIYFGLGYTYYLNGDIEKSFSFWEKIEKQFPESSFLPEIYYIKGKKYFDMKEFTKSEKYLKNLVENYKESSFITQAIPLLIQIYIEEGNYKKAEEICQEVKNKNEEINFLYGKTLYLTKEYEKAKYIFETTDIKNPQFKVESLYYLAQIYLYEGKEEKGKEKLLEIVTYYPQFKEFYEKAEKQLKKYEK; this is encoded by the coding sequence ATGAAAAAGTGGATTATTTTATTTTTGTCTGCTGGTATTTTATATGGAGAAGTTGATTATTTGAATATGGGGCTTGTTGCTCACCAAAAAGGACTTTATAATCTTTCCAATACACAACTTGAAAAATATATTCAACAAAATCCAGATGGTCAATATCTTGATTATGCATACCTTCTTTATGCAAAAAATTTAATAAACCTCGGAAAATTTGAAGAAAGCAAGGAAAAATTAACCTTTTTAATTGAAAATTTTCCCCAATCACAATATCTAAAAGATGCTTATACATACACAATTCTTGTTTGTCTTGAACTTTCTGAATTAAACACATCATTAGAATTTTATAATGTATATATTAAAAAATGGGGAGAAAATAAAGAAATTGAAAATCAAGTGTGTGGTAAACTTATACAAAGAGGAATAGATTCTTTCCAAAAAGGAAACTATAAAAAAGCCATAAAGTGTTTTAATGAAGTTCTGACAATTTCTAATGATACATCTTTTTTAGATATTGCTAACTATTATACTGCTTTAATATATTATCAGAAAAATGATTTTTCAAAAGCTAAAGAATTATTTTTGAAAATTAAAGGAGAAAATAGCAAGATATTGCCTGATGTTTATCTTAAAATTGGTGACTGTTATCTTAATTTGAAGGACTATAATGAGGCAAAAAGATATTACGAAAAAGTAGTAAGCACCTATCCTGAAACAGAAACAGCAAATTGGGCGATGTATCAAATTGCAGTAATTAAAAAGAAAGAAGGAAAATTAAATGAAGGTGAATTAATATTAAATAGAATAAAAACAAATGATAATGACTTAAAATTACAGATATTACAAACACTTTCTGAAATTTATATATTAGAAGAAAAATGGACTGATGCTGAAAAAACAATTCTTGAAATTTTTCAGCAATTCCCTTCTGAAAAAAATCCTGCCAATTATATAAAACTTGCCTTTATAAATTTCAATATGAAAAATATGGAAAATTCTATTTCATACTTCAATTCAGCACTTAATTTGAACCCTTCTGATGAATTAAAAGAAAAGATATATTTTGGACTTGGCTATACATACTATTTAAACGGAGATATAGAAAAGTCCTTTTCTTTCTGGGAAAAGATAGAAAAACAATTTCCTGAAAGTAGTTTTTTACCAGAGATATATTATATAAAAGGGAAAAAATATTTTGATATGAAAGAATTTACAAAAAGTGAAAAATATCTTAAAAATTTAGTTGAAAATTACAAAGAAAGTTCTTTTATAACTCAGGCAATTCCCCTTCTTATTCAAATATACATAGAAGAAGGGAATTATAAAAAAGCAGAAGAAATATGTCAGGAAGTTAAAAATAAAAATGAAGAGATTAACTTTCTTTATGGGAAAACTCTATATCTAACAAAAGAATACGAAAAAGCAAAGTATATATTTGAAACAACAGATATAAAAAATCCTCAATTTAAAGTTGAATCCCTGTACTATCTTGCTCAAATTTATCTTTATGAAGGGAAAGAAGAAAAAGGTAAAGAAAAATTGCTTGAAATAGTTACTTATTATCCTCAATTTAAAGAATTTTATGAAAAAGCAGAGAAACAATTAAAAAAATATGAAAAATGA
- a CDS encoding MotA/TolQ/ExbB proton channel family protein: MSLWELLLKGGVIIIPIVFCGVLTIGIIIERLISLKNAEIDNEKFISEIENTLRRRKIKEAIDLCEKNDNPVPRIIKAGLLKIDRSREEVKESIEDAANHEIPNLEKYLGILATIATVSPLLGLLGTVTGMVKAFMVIEAKGGLVHPGELAGGIWEALLTTVVGLVVAIPAYLAYNYFVSRVNNIVLDMEKSATRLIDIIFLIKEEDIANR; encoded by the coding sequence ATGAGTTTGTGGGAACTATTACTTAAAGGTGGAGTTATAATAATTCCGATTGTTTTTTGTGGTGTTTTAACAATAGGTATAATTATTGAGCGACTGATATCTCTTAAAAATGCAGAAATTGATAATGAAAAATTTATAAGTGAAATTGAAAACACTTTAAGAAGAAGAAAAATAAAAGAAGCAATAGACCTATGTGAAAAAAATGATAACCCAGTTCCAAGAATTATTAAAGCAGGACTTTTAAAAATTGATAGAAGTAGAGAAGAAGTTAAAGAAAGTATAGAAGATGCAGCAAATCATGAAATACCAAATCTTGAAAAATATTTAGGAATACTTGCAACAATTGCAACTGTTTCACCTCTTTTAGGACTGCTTGGGACTGTTACAGGTATGGTAAAGGCATTTATGGTAATTGAAGCAAAAGGAGGGCTTGTTCATCCAGGTGAACTTGCAGGAGGAATATGGGAAGCACTTCTTACAACAGTTGTAGGGCTTGTTGTAGCAATACCTGCATATCTTGCTTATAATTATTTTGTTTCAAGAGTGAACAATATCGTCCTTGATATGGAAAAAAGCGCAACACGCCTTATTGATATAATTTTTCTTATAAAAGAAGAAGATATTGCAAACAGGTAA